The following nucleotide sequence is from candidate division WOR-3 bacterium.
CACCCATGGCGGAACTTCAGTCACGTACTCAAGCATCTGCAGGGGCGAAGCGCAATGCGCCATCAGCGGCTGCGATGGGTCCCGCTTCTTCAGCGCAAACACGCGACTGACGGCCTCGGGACACCTGATGTCCGCCCCGATCCCGTACACGGTCTCCGTCGGAAACACGGCGACGCCGCCGTCCCGCAGTATACGCGCTGCCCTGGTGATCGACTCAGCCGGATACGAAGGCGGCTGTACGCTCAGTACAAGCGACATAGAGTCAGGAGTTTGGGAGTCTGCGTCCATCGGCGTTCATCGGCGGTTTCTCTGCTGGTCTTCCGGTCTCGGCGAGGTCGTATCTGTCAGGACGGCAGGCCGGGCTCGATTGCAGCGATGCGGAACGGCTGGCCATCCATCTCCACGCCATCGCCGACCTTGCGACCAACCAGAATCTGGGCAAATGGCGAAAGGTAGGAAATCACGCCCTGGTCGGGGTCGGCATCCCACGGGCCGAGTATGGAGAACTCCATGACGTTCCCGGCACCGTTGTCAAGCCTCACTCGACTACCCACCGACACTTCCGACGTGTCGACGTCAGATGGACCCACGATCCGTGCCCGGGCGATCTCCTCGCGCAGCCGCTTGGCCTTGACCATCAGCCGGGCCTGTTTCTCCTTGGCGGACTTGTACTCGTAGTTCTCGCTCAGATCGCCGTGGGCCCGCGCTCGTGCTATCTCGTCAGCGACCTTCGGTATCTCCTTCTCGGAGATATGGTGCAGCTCGCCCCTGGCTTTCTCTAGCCCCTGTGCTGTCGTGTACACGACGTTGTCGTCAGTTCCCTTGCGCAGACCCGGGAACCTGGTCGCCGCAAGCTGCGTGATCTCGTCGGCGACGTAGCCGTCGAGGATACGCGCCCTGCCGACGCGCCCGAGCAGACGCTCAGCCTCTCCCTCTTCCATCCGCGCCAGCGCTGATTGCACCAACCCGTAACCGGCGTCAATCAGAGCGGCGCGGAACTTACTCCAGTAGGGCCTGTAGCCGGCCGATTCCAGAAGGTCGAGGATACGGGTGACGATGCTCTTCGGGTCGCCCACGCCGAGCCGCTCGAAGTGGCCGACCAGCCAGAGGAACGCCTCCGGGCTCTGGCGGTATCCGGTCAGCGTCGCATCAAGTAGTGCCTGCCACTGCCCTGGGTGTTTTGCGGCCAGCTCCTTCTCGATGACGGCGCGGGCCCGGCCATCCATGCCGGTAGCGAAGATAGCCGCAAAGAGCTCCTGCCAATCATCGGGACGCGCGCCTGGCAGAATCTCCAGGAAGCGCCTCCGTTCCGCGAAGGTGGCGAGCTTCGAGTATGACTCCAACACCCCGCCCCTATCCGTGCCGGACAACTCACTGGCCTCGACTTCCTGCCTGAGCCGCTTCGCTGCTTTGACGGGCGCGGGCTCAGACGTCGCCGCCGGAGTTTCCTCCCACTGGAATGTTCGGGCCGGAACGGTCCTCGTGACAACGTGAGGATCCTTGCCCAGTTCGCGGCGCGCCCTGGTCCAGAAGCTGTCCCAGGCCTCACTGCCCACGACCTGCGCCAACCCCTCCTGCAACTCCCGGACCGACATCGCCCGGCCGGTATCACGGAGCAGAAGAGCCACGACCCGCCCTGGCCGGGTGGCAGCCAAGTCCAGGAGCTTCTGTCGGCTCTTGTCGAGCAGGGCATAGTAGCCATCCGGCCTGCACACCTTGAGGATCCGCTGGGCTGAGCCAAGATCCCAGACCAGTTCAGCCCCGCGGTCGAAGTCAACCGTGACTTTGTCGAGTAGGAGATCGAGCTTCTTGACCCGTCCGGGTCCGCGCTCGACGTCGAGAACCCTCGTACCGGGCAGAAAGGCCAAGTAGCGGTCAAGCTTGGGCAGCGAATCCTTCAAAGACTGGCCGTACCCCAGGCCGGACTTGTGCAGCAGCTGTTCGATATCCGGGGAGTCCGCGTGGAGCCGCTTCACGCACGTGGCGATGGTACGAGCCAGGTTCGCATCCCCCGCTGCCACCGCTGCCTGCCGCCGCAGCATGGCGAGCTCATCAGCATAGCGTTCCTGCTCGCGCACCATGTCGGCCAGCAGCTGCAGCATCAGCGCCATGGACTCCCTCGGGACTTGCCGATCGGTCAAATCGACCAGTTCCACCAGCTGCTCGAAAGGCACGTCGGCCTCGACCATCTCCAGCCAGGTCGTTCCCATCTCCTCATACTGCTTCTGCCAGAACTGCGTCCGGAATTGTCGGACAAGGGCCTCTGCGGCCGACTTCTTGGTCAGTTCTTCCATGTGGCTAGTAGCATAGGACGTGGCATCACCAAGTCAAGGAACGGGGTAGAGCCAGCGCTCGGGCGGGCCGGTTGACAGCCACGCGGAACCGGTCAGCTCCATGGAAGGTCGGGCTTGGCCCGTGGCTACGGCATGCCCGGGGCGCATTCCGCCATGGCCCTGCGCAGCCCGCCGGGTAGACCCCATATCGCGCCACTGGGCTTTGAGGACGTCACCGCGGGTCTGGGTATAGCGATGGTGTCCACATGGGCGTCCTCCGCAGTTGACAGCGACTGGAGATTCGCCGGCGACGTCCCGTCGCCGCGACCCGTATCGCCTGTGACCGAGCCGCCACTAGGGACGCCAGGAAAACCAGGGACAGGCATGCTATCCCCGGCAGCATCCGGAACCTTGGTGCTAGCTGAAGTAGTAGCGAAAGCCGATTGAGCTGTTCCAGTCCCCCGACAGCCTAGGTATCAGGTTGACGACCGGGACGGCCTCAAGGAACAAGTCGATGGGGACGTCTTCGAAGAGCATGGTGACGCCGAACGGAATCCGCGCGCCGATGCGGGTCTCGTCCGCGAGCTTCACACGGCCGCCGATACCGAAGTACGGAGGCAAAGAGCCGAACTCGGAGTCGGGGACGAGACTCTTGAGGTGGTAGAGGAAATCAGCATGGAAGTAGAGATGACCTTCATCCCACCAAGACCCCCATCCCAGTCCTGCGTCAAGCGCCGAGCTCGGGCCGAGCCAGGCCTTGGCGGAGAGGCCGGAGGGTTCGCCAGCCATCAGTCCGACGCCCAGTCTGCCCGCGCCGGTCGGCAGGGCCGTTGCCGTAGCAACGAAAAAGGCGGCGACGGCCAGCACCAGACGGAGCGTTTTCATCTTCTCTCCTTTGTTAGTTGCCATGGCACTCGGCTCATTATCCTCTCTGGCCGCCCATAGTCAACGACGCAAGCTCTCCGGCGCTGCAGGGACAGAGCTGGCCCAGGGCACACCAATCTCGCCCGAGCGCCCAGGTCGAATCCCAGAAGTCCGCGACAATCCGTGCTTGACTTCCGGCTGGGCATGGCTAAATTCCTCGCGTGCTTCGCATCCCGTGATGCATCGCGGGACTCGGAGACTGCAGCTAAAGCGACCGCTACACAGGAGGTACGTACCATGAAGCGTCTGGTAGTAACGACGGTCCTGGCCGCTCTCTGCTTGACCATGATGACCGGCTGCGGCGCGTTCATCGCGTTCGGCGGCGGCGGCACCCTGTATCAGGACACCAAGGTACCGATGAACGACGTCGCATACTGGGGACCGAGCACCAGTTCCATGTCGAAGAAGGGCGAGGCCTCGTTCACTTCAATCCTCGGCATCCTGGCCACCGGCGACGCCAGCCTGAAGGAAGCGATGGAGCGCGGCGGCATCACCAAGATCCATCACATCGACCAGCAGGTCACGAACATCCTCGGGATCATCGCGACCTACAAGGTCATCGTCTACGGCGAGTAACCGGTTCCGGTGACTTGAACGGAGCAGGGCAAACCCTGCTCCGTTCCGTTTGACAGGGCCGAACGATAGACTACGATTCGTGGCTGGAGCGTACCTGCGACCTGTTCGGAATTGTCCAATAGAGTGACTTGATGTAACCTGGAGGAAATGTGCCTATAACCTACTCAGCGACCGAGATAATGGAAATGGCCGTTGAAACCGAGAAGGGCGGCAAGCTCTTCTATGAAACCGTGGCCGGCCAGTCGCAGGATGAGAACTTGAAGGGCTTGTTCTCGTACCTGGCCGACGAGGAGAACAGACACATCCGCACCTTCGAGGAGATCGCCAAGACAGTCAAGGTCGCGGCGGACGAGAGTCCGGCCAACTGGGAGGAAGTCGCGCTCTACCTGAAATCCGTCACCGACTCCCGCTACTTTCTCGGCCGGGACAAGGCCCTGAGCCTGGCCAGGGACGCCAAGAGCACTTCGCAGGCCGTCAAGCTCGCCCTGGCATTCGAGAAGGAGACGCTCGTGTTCTACCTTGAGGCTGCGGACATGGTGCCGTCCTTGAACCGACCGGCGATCGAGTCCCTCGTCAAAGAAGAAAGGGCGCACGTCCGCAGGCTGACCGGGTTCCTACAGACCTGTCAGAAATGACCAACCCTGAGACCATCGCCGCTCTCGCCACCGCACTCGAAGCAGAAAAACAGAGCCTGCACGGATATCTCCGGCTGGCGTGGGAGACCCGCGACAACTCGGGCAAGCAGATGTTCATCCGGCTGGCGACCGACGAGTTCGAGCACATGCGCCTGCTCGAAACCTGGCAGGCCGCAAAAGGCCCGCCGCCCGCAATCGAGCCCTCAGCCATTGAGCGCCTCGTCCCCAGGCTCTCCGACAAGTCACTGCAGATTCGTGGGACCAGGGGACAGCACCAGCTGGATGCCCTCCTCACCGCTCTCGAGCTCGAGCGCTCCGCCCGGGCCTTCTACGAAGAACAGTCAGGCAGGGCGCCGGCCGGCCCGGCCCGCGACGCTTTCAGACGCCTGGCCGAAATGGAATCAGCCCACCACGCCCTGATTCAGACCGAGATCGACTATATCCGACAGGACGGCTTCTGGTTCGGCCTGCTCGAGTTTACACTCGAATCGGAAAGATAGCA
It contains:
- a CDS encoding L-threonylcarbamoyladenylate synthase; the encoded protein is MDADSQTPDSMSLVLSVQPPSYPAESITRAARILRDGGVAVFPTETVYGIGADIRCPEAVSRVFALKKRDPSQPLMAHCASPLQMLEYVTEVPPWVQPLLGQFWPGPLSLVLRCSENVPSVVTSGGQTVGIRMVAHPATRDL
- a CDS encoding rubrerythrin, coding for MTNPETIAALATALEAEKQSLHGYLRLAWETRDNSGKQMFIRLATDEFEHMRLLETWQAAKGPPPAIEPSAIERLVPRLSDKSLQIRGTRGQHQLDALLTALELERSARAFYEEQSGRAPAGPARDAFRRLAEMESAHHALIQTEIDYIRQDGFWFGLLEFTLESER